Genomic DNA from Niabella ginsenosidivorans:
ATACCATCTGCTGCCTGATACTTTAATAAGGCGGCCATCATTTTTTTATACCCTTCCATTATCCGTGGCCTGTCCGGGTTGTCCTTTGGTAAAGAGCGCAACAGTTCGCTCATTCCGGCAGCCATCCAGCCATTGCCCCTGCCCCAGTAATACGGTACATCCGGTGCATGATAAAAAAGCCCGCTGGGCTGCTGCAGTGAATCCAGGTAAAAGACCATTTCATGAGCCGCCTTATCAATATACCTGCGATTCCCCGTAGCCCTGTATGCCTGCGACTGAACCGCTGTGATCATAAACATATCATCGATCCACAGCCGGGTTTGCCAGCTCAGCCCTTTGTTATAAAAACGATAAGATTCAGCGGTTACCCTTTTGCCCTCCGGCGGACCCCATTGCTTATCCGCAAATAATTTTCCCGGTTTCAGGTAACGGGCATCTCTTGTTTGCAGGTATAATTCCAGCGGCACTGATCCGAATACGGTGTAGTCCACATGATCAGGTACCGGGATCAATGTATCCTGGTCTGCAAACAGGGGCTCAAAACGATCCGCCATTTGCCGGGTCAGCGATCTATTGCCGGTTACCTTAGCAAATGTCAAAACACCATACCAGGTGCAGGTTTCAGGGTAGGTGATTACACGGGGCGGCCCTGGCCGGTTAAAATTGGTATG
This window encodes:
- a CDS encoding glycoside hydrolase family 88/105 protein, whose translation is MKSLTIFLTSPAIMLLGSTNIAAQSQKMDVFQNWPKGTSPKEIGDRIAARFVETPHTNFNRPGPPRVITYPETCTWYGVLTFAKVTGNRSLTRQMADRFEPLFADQDTLIPVPDHVDYTVFGSVPLELYLQTRDARYLKPGKLFADKQWGPPEGKRVTAESYRFYNKGLSWQTRLWIDDMFMITAVQSQAYRATGNRRYIDKAAHEMVFYLDSLQQPSGLFYHAPDVPYYWGRGNGWMAAGMSELLRSLPKDNPDRPRIMEGYKKMMAALLKYQAADGMWRQLIDDPASWKETSATGMFAFAFITGVKEGWLDKNIYGPAARRAWLSLITYINADGAVTDVCEGTNKKNDHQYYLDRKRITGDLHGQAPLLWCATALLR